The genomic region TATATGGTAGTATGCAGACACATATGATGTGCTGCTGTGATGACATATTTtggtaggccaacccggaagcaGGCATGACCCTGGTTCCCTCAACAAAAACCCAATAGAATTTTTTTCATTGgattttggattattgcagaaaatattCTCTGTGACTAACAAGTTTATGATTTTTTACATGTTATGttcatcatgataatcttcacaaGCCTAAATACAACTGCCAGAGGTAAAAGCTATGTGTAAGCTATAAATGaattactgatgtattttatgttatAACATAAAGCATGAAAATATCTTGAGTttgtgttcaccacagaccttatttcagatatttaaccaaaaaagcctttcaaaaaaacaacaaaaatataaatacgcCATCCCTGCAGAACTCTATTCACAACTCCTCTCCCATGGCCTTGTGgtatagtaaagtgtccattgtatgcacacttcagaatcatGGAAGAAGTAGTACTGTAGGTAGTAGCCTGTGTTTTAGTTTTTGAGGTCATCTATATGTGTACTCGTAAAAGTTGTCTAAATGAACTTTAAATCAGATTTAAAGCTTAAAGTCTTTCGTTTATAGAAAACCAGGCCAAAAATattaatgatgcattaaatttgtTAGAAATTTATATCTAATAAAATATTCTCTGAATAAAAATGTCCTTTCTCCTTATTATACTACCTACTTCTGACTAGCTTTAGCAAGTAGCAAATAATGATTCACAACTGTGACAAACTAGAGGCTACTAGCTATTTTAAGAAATATGTCATCCCAAGAAAACAGCTCTCGTCAAACATTTTCATAGGGCCTTTAGGATCAGGTGTCGTGTCCCATGCATTGGAATACCATTAGTGATCATTAGCTGGCTGAAAGTGTATGTCAACTGTAAGTGCAGAGTTTTCAGAGGTCAAACCAACAAGGGCAGAGTTTAAAGATAGGCAGACATAAACAAGCTGTAACTCATCAGAAGATTCAGTTGCTATGTGCCCTGCAGATTTATCTAGGTCACACTGAAGGTAAATATACCTGATATGTAACCAAAGCTAAACTAAAGTAGAACACCCACACCATACTGGTGTCTGTCATAGTTTAGATGTAAATAAAATCACCTAAACTGATGGTCACTATTTCTACGATAGGTTCAGTTGGCTCGGTAAGAGACGGGAACCACACTTCTAATCCATGTTTGTGTTGCTTACGTCCTCTGGAGCGCGATTGGCCACGCTCTAAATTTAGAGGAAGCAGGAGGGAGGAAATGAGATGAGTGGGATGAACAGGGAGATGGAAATCTGGAAGGAGGTCAAAAAGAAAGTGACATGTGTCTCTATGTGACTGTGAATAAAAGAAACAATGTATGAAGGCAAGGTGGTGGATATTTTATTCTTCAAATTTGCATTCATCCAAGTCATAAAGGTTGTGTTCACTCAATGATTGGCACACTCAATAATTCATATCAAGAGAGCATGCCAAACATCTGAAACGGATGGATGGAAATAGGCAATAGAATCTCGGCTTCAGCATGGATGTCATTTCACATATCTGACAAATACTGAAGTCCATGTATAGATACACATGCATAAAAAGGTTTAGGATAATAATCAGTGCATACAAAGATCTGCACAACTCTTTATTTATGATTATGCATTAATATCATTATAAAAATGCATATGTAGGTTAAGACATTTTGAGTCAAAAATTATGAAACTAAAAAACTACATGAGAGCATAAATAAAGTAGTGactcataatatatataatatatatatatatatatatatatatatatatatatatatatatatatatggtgtaCTATAATAATAGAATATTCATCCATTCTTCTGTCACAGTTATGCTTAGTTTTGGTTATGCTAAGTTTTCTATCATTCTGTTTAATCACCCGTTTGCCTTTGTTCCTTTGTTCTCCTTTTCCCGCCATAATCAGTTACCatggatattcatttgatcATCACAGCTGTTCATTATTTAGTTAATCAACAATGTGTATTGACGTTCTTCACCTTCTCTATTTGATGGTCCGGTATTGTTTGTGCATGGCACACTTTTTCAAGTTGTTGGCTTATGGTTAAtaaagactgtcattatttatacCTTCTTCTTCATCCTTAGACTTAAACCATTACAGAATACCAGAACCTAAAGAGGATTATGGCTCAGTTTATTGCCCTTTCCTGTGAAGGGGCTTCAATTGTTTGAATTTTCACTTTGCTTTTACAAGATCACCAAACAAATGGTCTTTGATAACATTTTTAAGTCTCTTTTCTGGATTGGGGCAAATGTCCACTACCCTAGTACTTACCTGATCTGAAGTAGGAAATATGGAGAGAAGCAGTTGTCTGGTGTCAGAAGTGGGCCTACCTCAACTGATAACATCTGGTACAGCCACTGCAGATCCAAATCCCTCTACACAGTTAAGCCCAGAGCCCAGCCAGCCAACCTCCATGACGCACATGGATTACAAGCCAGAGCCCACCGCAGACAGGGAGCTTATGCTCGCTATGGACCCTGAGCCAGAGCCAATGCCCACTAAGGAGCCTGAGCCCCAAAGTAAGTCTGAAAAGGTGTGTGAGCTGGCAACATCCGTAACAGAGGAGACATTGATAGACTGGGAAATGGAGGTAATGCTTCCCATCCTGCCCTGCCCTGTACCTTCTGAGCCTTCATCATTGCCGCTGGTTCTGCCCAGCATAATGCCTGTTTCATTGTCTTGTATTGAGATGGAGTTATCGTCACTGATCctgcccagcctccctctcccacctcaaCTGTATTATTCAGCAGGTCCATCAGCCCCGCCTCCACTGGTTCCCTTCAGCCCATCAACTTTTCTCCCAACACCATGCCATTGTGTGGTTATGCCTAAGGTCTTCCGGTCACCAGCTTCGTCCAAGCAAGCAGATCCAAAAGCTCTGCCTCCAGCTGCTGATTCTGTCGCTCTtccctccctcggctccaccAGAGGACGTCGTCCGTGCTGCTCTGCCGTGCTCCCTTGTCCCTCCTGCTCCACCTTGGTCAGCCATCACCCTGCCTCCACCACAGACTTTCAAGCCATATGCTGCGCTCTGTCTCTGCACCCCTTTGGCTCCAGCAGGCTCCGCCTTCCCTCTGGCTCCGCCTTGGTCCTCAGTTGCATTGGCTCCGCCTCAGTCATGCTGGCTCTACCTCAGACATTTGTTGCTACGGCTCCGCCTTAGCCTCCCATCGATCGGCCATCCCCATCTCCTCTTCCTCTACTTCTATTGCGACCACCAAAACAGAACAAAAGTTGAGAGGATCTACGCCACTGGCCTGAGCTGTGGACATAGATCCTCAAAGCACAAACCAGACATAAAAGGTGAAGACTTTCCTGGAAGGAACTCGTGACCAGCAATCTGGCACTGTGCAAGAACCGAGACACCAGAGGGTGCCTCCCAACAGAAGCTCCATCCAAAGGTAAATTGCTAGCGGAAATAGCGGCCACATAGACCTTTAGCTTAGCAACCCTACTGGCCAACCCTACTGGATGGCCTTCTTGAAGGAACTCCAGCACAGAATCAACAGGGCAGCTTCAAGTGTTGCTGTTCGCACCTTGATTTAAAGAGTTGCCATTTCAGGGTATACAGCTTCCTAGTGACAGGTAGATTGTCTCCTGAATTTGAGACAGAAGACCTTTCCGAACTGATTAATGTAAGACACTATTGAGGTGTTGTCTGTGTGGATCAACATGTAGTGGCACATCAGCAGTGAGAGGAAATGTTTCAACACTAGAAACACTTCCCTCTCATGTGCCAGGAAAGATGTGGGTCCCCCCAAAGGCAACTAGCTGGGCGTCCATTGAGAAACGGATCCCTGCCCATAAGGGAGGCGTTCATCATGAGATTCTTGCAACCGCAACATGCTCTGAGTGCCAGGCATCTGTTGAGAAGCCAGGGCTTCTTCCAGAGGTGAAGGGCATGTAGACCATTTTGTGTAACCCTTACAACCCTAAAATGATCATTCAGAGGATGAAAGCCACTGCTTTTAAGCAGGACACTATTAACAGATACTGTTTTGTGTGCAACAGGCCTGATGGAATGACACTGGCCATTGCCGTCATGAGACCTAATAATCTTTTGAAAACTGAAAGCTCCTGACCTAGCCTTATGTCTCTCACAGCAGTTAGGATCGACTCTACATGTGCAGGAGACAGATGTGCCTGCACTGTGGTTGAGACCGACACCATTCCCAGAAAAGTGGTTCTCTGAACAGGAGAAAGCACATTCTTCTTGAGGTTTAACCTTAATCCCAGATGCTTCATAAGAGCAAGCATAATGTCTTGTTGTCATGCCACTAACTCCTCTGACTGAGCTTTGTATCAGCCAATCGTCTATATACTACACAAATGCCCTGGAGTCACAGAGGAGCCAGAGCGGCATCCATGCACTTGTTCTAGCAGAATCTCTATATGAAAGTAAGCATCATTTAGATTTATTGTCACAATCCAAACCTCGATTGGATTTGTGACACTTTGAGTTTGAGGGTAGGCATCTTGAACCTGTATATCTGAAGTTTACAGTTCAGCCTACTTACATCTAAAATGGATGCAGCCCCATCCTTTTTGGGCACAATAAAGTACCGGCTGAAGAAACCTGCCTTCCTCTCTGGAAAGGGTACATTTTCTATGGCCTCTTTGGCCAGGAGAGACTGCAGTTTTTTGTTGAGAAAAATCTTTTCTGTTTCCTGATGTACCACAGCAGTTACTACACCATTGAACTGGGGTTAGTTAGGAAGCAAACTGAATCCTGTAGCCTTTTCTTACATTCAGAACCCACTGAGAGACATTTAGCCGTAGCTGCCACTGCCAAAAAAGTCTGACAGAGGAATCATTTTTTTGATAGAACTGGACTGCTCTGAGCCATGAATCAGCAAACTGGCAGGGATTGACAGAGCTGGCAAGAAGAATCGCACATGAGCGAAGATGGGGCAGATTACCTGTAGGGTGCCTTCACCCCTTGAATCATAGCTAGTGGCGGGGTAAGCAGAGACGACCCTTGAGGGCCTTGAGGAAGGTCGTGCACACAATACTTCAGTGTGAGATCTGATCTCCTTTTTGGCTGCTGAGTCTGAGTGTGCTTTCCGACTTCCCTTTCTTTATGAGGGGGTGCGGGCCACCACACTGGCCTTCTGCTCCTCTCTCCTCGAGCTAGGCCCTGGCCTGGAATGGCTGGTGGATGCCACCAGCTCTTgcatatggctaggaactagtTCCTTTAATGCCACCAATTGTTGCTTGACCTCCTTGTATCTGTTGTCGActtttaaccctttgatgcatatgatcacaccggtgtgatcagtcttggctggccccaggagcgtacaatcacaccggtgtgattagaacatTCAGCGCATCATGTGATCAAcagccaaattcaaatgtgcatgTGCGCTTTGGCTGGTGCTAAACTAGAGACGGACGCACGCAGCGCTTTTCATATATTaccaaataatgtttattttaggtttcagacatttaaatacacatgagtactaacaaaacaatacatttagagtttgtaaaatacacaatgatgtctatagaagtGGAAATAACAACCCTTCCCATTTGAATAAGACAGCACGTTTtacatatcagatacacattatgaaattaattttaaagctTCAATTTTTTCCACGTTTCACCGACTCACTTTCATGTATTTTGGGAGAAGTGGATGAATTTACgtgttgtaaatccaacagatctgATTCTCTGTTTggtgcaaactaacatggcggtgCCTATCGTCGAGCATAGCTCATCTAACATGAttgttataaaggtgtttaaacagcaaaacacatccacttttatatatttggcaatcggaatatcagatatttcatgctgtagttaacaaatttgtgattattttatataaaaaaggaaaaatgaaatacaagcagatcatcagtcatacagTGCCGAGGTGTGTCACGTAACAAGCTATGACGCGTCAgcatggaaacaataaagtgaTACATTCTAAATAACGGTggccttaaaaaaactcacgctgCGGGGTCAggcagaatattttaaacttacgtgcgaaagggttaatTGCGTCACCAAACAAGCCAGAAGGTGGAATCGGGGCATCCAGGAAAAATGCTTTATTCCTCTCCTCAATCTCTGTGAGGTTAAGTCACAGGTGCCGCTCCGTCATGACTATATCAGCCATTGAATGACCAATGGCACAGGCCATGTGCTTGGTCACAAGATCTTTTACTGCCTCAGGGGCTAATTGCCTGACTTGCTGCTGCATATACCTAACACACAAGATTAGACGTTACCCTGTATACAGGGCTTTGAGGGTAAGGCAGTTTTCCTCCACAATGGTGTGCATGAGTGGGACAGATAGCCCACAAGCATCTCTTCCATTTTCAGTATTGTCCTGTACCCATGCTCGCACATCCAGTTTACTGCAGAGTTGGTAGAAGTGGCCTGGTTATGCACTTGAGCGGAGTACGGATTCTTCCAAACCATCAACACCTTAGTATGGAGGTCAGGGAAAAATAGATGAGGACAGGAAGGTTTTTCTCTACCGGAGGTGAGGAAGAGGTTGTCCAGCTTCAAACGACTGACTGCTCTTTGTTCATTAGTTTAATCGAGACTTGAGTAACTTGAGTAACGTAACAAGGGTAACAACATCTCCTCGAATGTGGCAGATTGAGGGAGATGCTCTGCGGAAGCACCCGCTTGCCTGTTGGCATCATCAAGAAATGACCTTGCATGCTACTCACCCATATAGAGCACACGGATTAAACTTTAGATACATTTTTCTACTTCCTAGTCTAAAGACAAACCATACAGTTTTTCACAGCAAAGAAAGCAACACACACTCAGCAAACATGCAGTTTCTGAAGACAAAGAAGCTGATAATACATATTTCAGACATCCATTTATAGTTTCAGTGACATACTACACTTCGACCAATCAGATTGACATGTGTAGACACATGCTTCAGACAACGGCTCACGTGGAAGTGTCCATAGGTTCAATGCCATGACGCAGCATAGACTATGTTTAATCTTTATCAAATGAATTAGTGAACCAAAACCagaactgataataataataacagaacTTATACCAAGAAGACACcgaaaatatttacagtattaattAGAAAAAATTTGCCCAGTTTTGCAAGACGGGAAAAAACACTGAAAGGCAAAGCTGCAAAAACACACCAGTCTGTAGCCtacaaataattcaaataaataaataaatatatatatatatatatatatatatatatatatatatatatatatatatatatatatatatatatatatatatatatataaaatataaaggtcacattaataaattaaataaaacactcAAAGTTAGACTTTTAAACCAATGCATTCCTAGTTTGGATTGTTGCATAATCCAGCCCAACTCAGTAGGAAAGCTATTTCTGTCATGCACCAGAGGCAGCCAACAatgaaagtttctcattattatgatctGCTTTCCACTAACACTTTCAATAACTGATTCTAGATCAGCATCAGTGTCAGCGCTCACAATGAGAAGCAGCAGGAGCAGCAGCAGTAGACGTTGGAGCTTTTAATTAATGCTTTAGATTTGAGTTCATCTCCTGCCGTCATCAAGCGACCACCTCCAGATGAAAAGGGCTGGTCAAAACTGGTGATGATTCAACTGGGCTTTTCATTGGCACTGTCAGCTGCCAGACTAAACCACATAAAACAGAAAATGAGATTTTCAATATGGCTAGAAGCATCATTATGTAACTGAAATTTCTCCTGAAAGACTAAAGTCTGTGACTTTTACAACATATTTCTACAGTTTAAGCTAGCACGTATCTTTTTCTAATTTCACTTTCTCAGTATGTACCTATGCTGCTGCAAATCAGCCAGAACATTTAAAGTTCCTGTAAATAATCactttatttatgatttattgACAGTGCTGCACAGCAGTGTGCACAGTTTTGTCTACTacttaaaaaaagagagaaaaaaaaacagaaagtgAGTGCTGTCTTCACGTTGCTTCAAGGCACTGCTGTTAATAAATAATCAGTGTCGATCAGCAGCAGAATAAATTCATTGATGTATCTTAAGCTTCTTTGTTGTGGATTCCAAGTGGATCACTTATTTCCTCCACCATATGTACAAAAAATAACAGGTTTATAACAGGTTTATAACAGTTACATAATGAAGGAGAAAATGTAGGTGTTTGGGGGATGTACCTTGCCAAGACTAGGTCAAAACTTGCAAATCACTGCATCAACTTAAATATAAAAGCATAAATTAGTTTAATTTCTGTTACTTACAATTGTAAAGTTACGGTCCATTTTACTTTGCCTCTGGAAACCCAATCATGTCAATTAagacatttacacaacaattaTATTTTAGCAAAATTCCAAAACTATTGCAAAATTATAGTACTagattttatacattttctaaaCAGCCCCTCCAGTATATAAAGTCAACTAATATATACAGCATCAATTGTTATGCTATATTATATTTGTCATACAGAACATATAcattataaaattttaaaacaaacaaataaaaggaatagttcaacaacaaaaaaattaaatattgcaCACAAGTTTTACACAAAAGATTATTGAGCTGTTCTGGTATATGAACTAATATATGTTAGTTTTTAGGCTCGATATTTACTGAACCATTCCATCCTAATGGTACATATAATCTGCTAAAATGTCTGGGCCACCTCCTGTTACATTTCCAGCAGTATACTCTCCAGTGCCAACTCATCTATAATCACATTGCTAACCACCATGTTTGTGTGTAAGTTCATGAATCCTTTGTTTCCCAAATTCACCAGAATGTATTAGAATACTGCTGTTATCTGTGCCACATTATCAATAGGATTCAGTGAAAACTGAATGAGTCAGTCTCCACACTACTAGATGTCACTGTTCTTCTTAGGTAAGCACTTTTCCCATGGACTGTATGGAAGAGCAAGGACCAAGAACAAGACCCCAGCAACAACAACCAGAGCCCCTGCGCAGCCCACACACGTCACTGACCATGACATTTCATGGTGTAGAGGTATGGATTGGTCACTTGCTAAGTATGAAAGCACTGATTGGTGGAAAACTATGAGGCAGATGAAGATTAAGACACCTGTTGAGAgacagaggaaaaaagaaaatcagaTGTGTGCAAATGTATGTTTCTTGGCTTTTATCTGTAATCTGGAATTGCCTTGCTCTTTCTGAATCACCATGGAGGATAAGTGTTAGCATGCATTGTTGGCTAGTTCTGCTcttcagtgttcatttaacCAAATCTGTCTGTTATATTAGTGTAATCttgcactttttttgaaaataagtttTGTTTCAAGACCTCAATGCTCTTTTTGAATCTGTTTGGATAATGACATACTTAAAACATGGGCAGAAATGGGCAgacttttgaaaaaaagtgtttcaaATTGCAAGTTTTAAAGATATAATTATCTCCATGTtctgaatttgtgaaaatggtgacatcATGTGCATGAATTTTATGTGTTCAGTTTATAGGCATATAGTTTTTCTTTTACAAAGTGAcctcgccaactactggccagCATACTGCCAGCATACATAcattgaacaaaattataaatgcaacacttttgtttttgcccccatttttcattaaatgaactcaaagatctaagactttttgctgtgtacacaaaaggcctatttctctcaaatattgttcacaaatcacttctcctttgccgagataatccatccacctcacagctgtggcatatcaagatgctgattagacagcatgattattgcacaggtgtgccttaggctggccacaataaaaggccactctaaGATGTGCAGTTTTATCACACAATGCTACAGATGTTACAAGTTTTAAGGGAGCGTGCAATTGGCATGCTGACTGCAGGAATGTCCACCAGAGCTGTTGCCCGTGAATTGAATGTTAATTTCTCAACCATAAGCCGTCAGTACATCAAACCGGCCTCAACCGCAGACCACATGTAACCACACCAGCCCAGGACCTCCACATCCAGCATCTTCACCTCCAAGATAATCTGagaccagccacccgtaaccgACTTGAGTGGGCAAATGCTCACATTCGATGGCGTCTGGCACTTTGAAGAGGTGTTTTCTTCACGGATGAATCCCGGTTTTCACTGTACAGGGCAGATGGCAGACAGCGTGTATGGCGTCGTGTGGGTGAGCGGTTTGCTGATGTCAACGTTGTGGATCGAGTGGCCCATGATGGCGGTGGGGTTATGGTATGGGCATGCATATATTATGGACAACAAAAAcaggtgcattttattgatgccATTTTGAATGCACATAGATCCCGTGATGAGATCCTGAGGCCCATTGTTGTGCCATACATCCACAACCATCACATCATGTtgcagcatgataatgcacgGCCCCATGTTGCAAGGATCTGTACACAATTCCTGGAAGCTGAAAACATCCCAGTTCTTGCATGGCCAGCATACTCACAGGACATGTCACCCATTGAGCATGTTTGGGATGCTCTGGATCAACGTATATGACAGCGTGTTCCAGTTCCTGCCAATATCCAGCAACTTCGCACAGCCATTGAAGAGGAGTGGACCAACATTCCACAGGCCACAATCAACAACCTGATCAACTCTATGCGAAGGAGATGTGTTGCACTGCGTGAGGCAAATGGTGGTCACACCAGATACTGACTGGTTTTTGGACCCCCtaatacagtaaaactgcatATTAAAGTGTCCTTTTATTGTGGCCAACCTAAGGCACACCTGTTaaataatcatgctgtctaatcagcatcttgatatgccacccctgtgaggtggatggattatttcagcaaaggagaagtgctccTGGCAAAATGTACACCTTAAATGCACCGAAAGTtattttggataaaagcatcagGAAAAATGCATGTGTACAGTGTAGTTCTAAGCttaaagatgttagccaatagCATAATAATGTTACCTGACAGAATGAAGCAAACTGCGGCTGGCTTCAAGAAGAACTGAACACCTTTGCTCACTGCCATGATAATGCAGATAGATCCCATCACCATCAGGAAAAGACTAATGATAGCAAACATGGCCGATGCTACTGTCAGATCTGAAGATGGAAAAGGGTTTTAATCAGCAAATAGCAATGATATGATGGCATAATGCACACATCTGCTGAGCTGAATTAACAGACAgacaatattttgatttaaaggtgcaatctATAAGGTTTTTAGATGGTTTGGCTGCCATGAGCTCTTGAACTGAGGTTTTTCCATTTCAAGACACTTATACAGTAAGAGTACATAATTGTAATGAAATTTCTTAAAAGTAATAATCATTAATCTTTTTAATTAGCACAATGTTACCTTTAAATATGATTCAGAGGTTCTTAGAAAATTTGGTAACAGTTTATAATAAGGTTCCATTAGTTAGCGTTAATTAACCAACATTAGCttacaatgagcaatacatttgttacagtatttattcatctttgttaagcTAGttagcttcctgttagtgaggtcaaaaaacgcgttgtgatgacggaagtgatgtctcgcccatatacttcaatgagcgcgagacatcacttccgttgtcagagcgcgatcagacctcactaaccggaagttgaacgaagttggacatagtggtgtattagaggtaaaaaattatataaatactgttcggtttctcgcacaaaccgatcgtttcgtgtcttaggacatcaatgtgccgtcacgagccgcagggtttaatttggatttgtctatggaagttttttcgactcttattgttcaagttcccaatcactgctattatttgactgacagacggcagcggttgcagttaaaaatcataatttgcgttcgactgaagaaaaaaagtcctctacatcttggatgcactgggggtaagcagataaacatcaaattttcagttttgggtgagctatccctttaactattgaaaccttattttattttaaagtggtaCTGAAAAGTggtagcctgacgtggtcatactcaattctagttcgaatatgagtctgatactgcgccattgggctttgattatgggggcgtatttcaaccgatccaggaaagatctcaattggatagacctacaaccattcagagctacagagtaagtgatgtatgttgagcgacgcatagttgtcaacagaactcagcTGCACACATGCTGGAACTAGTAGAAGATGAGCGTGAACAATCTTTGCCGGTTTTGTAAAAAGAATAAGTATACACGGAGTACTTGCCAAtaaatgcgctgtcgatatcttctatagcggacgcgatggcggaatctacacatctcagttcttcaacaacagccatcattattgtaaactaattcaacccaagcgctctttgatgacgtggctgattacgtttctggtgataatatgtcaatcatcgccctgacaaatgtgattggtccgaacagtttctgttcaggcataattactcctctatGGATCGAGTCTAGACCGAactccccgacctcaaaatgttgtgggcggggctaagttcggctggTATCCAGGCTAGAAAAGTGGTACAAAACACCTCAAGAATCATTTTCTGTTAGCAATGTAATGTTTCATTTTAGTTgattttattcatattatgCTATTTTTCGTTGCTCATGCAACATTTAAGTatcatatttttgttaaaaatgtataaataggGGTCAGCACTCAGCGACGACACAAAGAAAGACACATTAGTGCTACCGGATCTAAAAACAGAGAGGGGGATGTGCGATGACTCACTCTTTTCTGGCGTTTTCTGAAATAGGACAATGTTTTCTCCAGTGGTGTAGAACTTAAAGAAGGTGCAATTGGATTCTATAATGGGATCCAGAAAGGTGATGTTATTCTAGCGGATTATTCATAATGCTTCCACTCAAgttgagacattttttttttttacaaaagctCTTACCTCCCTGTAAGTGCAAATGCCCACAGATCTCCTGCTTTGTGTCCATATCTGACACCCAGAATGTCTTGGTACAGCATTTCCATAAGCCATAATGTGCTACCAGACAAGTCTGATTGTTGTAGAAGCTTTTGGATGGTGTAAGTTCCACCCAGAACTCTGTGCCCACACCGAGCACAGTGAGCAGGATGCCGGTTACAGCCAAGAATAACGTCAGCTTGATTTTGCCCTCTTGGTTTTCACTAATTCCATCTGCGGAACTGGGGTGTGTTCTATGTCGGCGCTTGCGTCTGCCGCCCCGTGATCCCAAAAACCCATCCAGCGCACAGGAAGGTTGGTGTACCCCAGAAGATGCATTCCCTGTCCTTACCTCTTCATCCTGCACGATGAACGTGGACCACATGATTGATTTGCAGCTTTAGAGATCCAAATAAGTGAATAAGAGACAGCGGCTTATTTTGAAAGGACATTTAAGTCTTCGTAGATGACTGAGAACAAAATAATCAGATGAGAGGACAAACAAAGACAGTTAGTGCTGGAGAGGTCTGAGTTAGATTGATCCAGCAAGATCAATCTAGTCTAGTGTGTTTCTAATGTAGAGGTGAGGAAGGCTTCGTCAGAAGAGGATGT from Chanodichthys erythropterus isolate Z2021 chromosome 15, ASM2448905v1, whole genome shotgun sequence harbors:
- the cacng6a gene encoding calcium channel, voltage-dependent, gamma subunit 6a, giving the protein MWSTFIVQDEEVRTGNASSGVHQPSCALDGFLGSRGGRRKRRHRTHPSSADGISENQEGKIKLTLFLAVTGILLTVLGVGTEFWVELTPSKSFYNNQTCLVAHYGLWKCCTKTFWVSDMDTKQEICGHLHLQGESNCTFFKFYTTGENIVLFQKTPEKNLTVASAMFAIISLFLMVMGSICIIMAVSKGVQFFLKPAAVCFILSGVLIFICLIVFHQSVLSYLASDQSIPLHHEMSWSVTCVGCAGALVVVAGVLFLVLALPYSPWEKCLPKKNSDI